Proteins from one Anopheles nili chromosome 2, idAnoNiliSN_F5_01, whole genome shotgun sequence genomic window:
- the LOC128726725 gene encoding uncharacterized protein LOC128726725: protein MAREAPNHGIKRSLLTLSLGLLPCFVVLLASLNAAEGAYNIPDELVHCYRGNATLPGPPHTLRYLLELIRKIERHNPTTLDIRMLSAELIHRMRVDGIEKVPGVAETDWVTPYSPRGIMVPKYVLLRQLVSNVPGRIDFEAFLTPSEICNLHRMLSSSVEPFQRDDERTTCPLTLMSSDGNAQAPWITQNKVQKNNSNRTTFARPISRCPLERGTCRTVDYGTIAPGVVIMSITAGLQPQNVLISEFVTAYRKKNPYENLETMDTADTRRQLDKLFASLDSIDNMYAAGLAGDLAEVCLYQGPTLMTDVVIGLAGSWNDSYFPRAHFLNQNHAGRWEMTDSEILAGLDGYFLAQQTPELYKRLRRLRLSQVLEMFYSDRGIPVAAIENVSHRRRLGGTRRTGTVNGWSEQHAAAVQRPGSRLTDADEKAHFNAKAGGRNRFHAVFDGDEDDEQVQQQAIDVTRACQRKDILRTIDWEKMKQETSKFVEVLQYTTGSVVVNERLMQRICNATVDRFAEQAGLLLDTLADCPPEENEPKFAMKATMDLTVILDGSRDEYHNLQLVAYLVDLIDVSNYGSSIAIVHGTTGQYIVNRTHSISTVFEQLQLFHGSFPRQLSLSRSFAAIVDTLGRQMDEERANFIVGANAPVILVLSQSHRIVNADFESARRMLRGSFEQFPDLYFAFVTNDVPTFQQLTDFTDTTHSRSAEEHYHIVEATQTSIESISRDVAAVLRGIPQRLISPNCHTDANRASWRAAAVREEYEQYLSPGVELRYRLGQLFLRNSGEVRVQFMNTNYGEFTVCEGRNHRVVPENCQSTGPDRESIWFNHSWPCSGGTDQACRALYYTVRLDSSNMLCNENDCRYPDQVRFVIRHEGLRCIGDDGSGAPPPVAAWHSFWMAIFIVIVLRLSSYRSLTLALLV from the exons ATGGCCCGAGAAGCTCCGAATCACGGGATAAAACGTTCCCTGTTAACATTGAGCCTTGGGTTACTGCCGTGTTTCGTTGTACTATTGG CTAGCTTGAATGCCGCTGAAGGAGCCTATAATATCCCGGATGAACTCGTGCACTGCTATCGCGGAAATGCTACGCTTCCGGGTCCTCCACATACACTTCGGTATCTGCTGGAGCTGATACGCAAGATCGAAAGGCACAACCCCACTACACTGGATATACGCATGCTAAGTGCTGAGTTGATACACCG CATGCGAGTGGACGGTATCGAAAAGGTTCCCGGTGTAGCGGAAACAGACTGGGTAACTCCGTACAGCCCACGAGGCATAATGGTTCCGAAGTACGTGCTACTTCGGCAGCTCGTGTCCAACGTACCGGGACGAATCGATTTCGAGGCGTTCCTTACGCCGAGCGAGATCTGCAATCTGCACCGAATGCTTAGCAGCTCCGTGGAACCGTTCCAGCGTGACGACGAACGCACTACCTGTCCACTAACGCTTATGAGTAGCGATGGTAACGCCCAGGCACCTTGGATAACGCAgaacaa GGTTCAGAAGAACAATTCCAACAGGACCACGTTTGCGCGTCCAATTTCACGCTGTCCACTGGAACGGGGAACCTGTCGCACGGTGGACTACGGTACGATTGCACCGGGAGTGGTCATAATGTCCATAACCGCCGGGCTACAGCCACAGAACGTGCTGATCAGCGAGTTCGTGACGGCGTACCGCAAGAAGAACCCGTACGAAAATCTCGAAACCATGGATACAGCGGACACGCGAAGGCAGCTCGATAAATTGTTCGCATCGTTGGACTCGATCGACAACATGTACGCTGCCGGATTGGCGGGTGATCTGGCCGAAGTGTGCCTCTACCAAGGACCGACGCTCATGACGGACGTTGTGATTGGGCTGGCTGGCAGCTGGAACGATAGTTACTTCCCGCGTGCACATTTTCTGAACCAAAACCACGCCGGCCGGTGGGAGATGACGGACAGCGAGATACTGGCCGGGCTCGATGGATACTTTCTCGCCCAGCAAACCCCGGAACTGTACAAACGCTTGCGCCGGTTGCGCCTATCACAAGTGCTGGAGATGTTTTACAGCGATCGTGGCATTCCGGTAGCGGCGATCGAGAACGTCTCCCATCGGAGACGATTAGGCGGCACAAGGCGCACGGGAACTGTGAATGGTTGGTCCGAGCAGCATGCAGCAGCCGTTCAGCGTCCAGGATCACGGCTCACGGATGCGGACGAAAAGGCACACTTTAACGCAAAGGCTGGCGGTAGAAATCGCTTTCACGCGGTGTTCGATGGCGATGAGGATGACGAACAGGTCCAGCAGCAAGCGATCGACGTTACACGAGCATGCCAACGGAAGGACATCCTGCGTACGATCGATTGGGAAAAGATGAAGCAAGAAACGAGCAAATTCGTCGAGGTGCTACAGTACACTACCGGGAGTGTCGTGGTTAACGAGAGATTAATGCAACGCATCTGTAACGCGACGGTGGACAGGTTTGCCGAGCAGGCTGGCTTGCTGCTGGACACGCTGGCCGACTGTCCACCGGAGGAAAACGAGCCAAAGTTCGCGATGAAAGCAACCATGGATCTTACCGTCATTCTCGATGGTTCCAGGGACGAGTACCACAATCTACAGCTGGTCGC CTATCTGGTTGATTTGATCGACGTTTCGAACTATGGCTCTTCTATCGCGATAGTGCATGGCACCACCGGCCAGTACATTGTCAACCGTACGCACAGCATCTCGACGGTGTTTGAGCAGCTGCAGCTTTTCCACGGATCAT tccCTCGTCAGCTTTCACTATCGCGAAGTTTTGCTGCGATCGTCGACACCCTCGGAAGGCAAATGGATGAAGAACGAGCCAACTTTATCGTCGGAGCAAATGCACCCGTCATTCTCGTGCTCTCGCAGTCTCATCGAATCGTAAACGCGGATTTTGAAAGCGCCCGCCGGATGCTCCGCGGTTCGTTCGAACAGTTTCCCGATCTTTATTTCGCGTTTGTCACCAACGACGTGCCCACGTTCCAGCAACTAACCGATTTT acCGACACAACGCACAGCCGATCGGCGGAGGAGCACTATCACATCGTTGAAGCCACGCAAACGTCGATCGAAAGCATTTCACGGGATGTAGCGGCCGTTTTGCGTGGTATTCCGCAGCGTTTGATTTCACCAAATTGCCACACCGACGCAAATCGGGCCAGCTGGCGAGCTGCTGCGGTACGCGAGGAATACGAGCAATATCTTTCGCCGGGTGTTGAGTTACGGTACCGTTTGGGGCAACTCTTCCTGCGTAACAGCGGCGAGGTTCGCGTGCAGTTCATGAACACAAATTACGGCGAGTTTACGGTGTGCGAAGGGCGCAACCATCGCGTTGTGCCGGAAAACTGCCAATCGACGGGACCCGATCGGGAAAGCATCTGGTTTAACCACAGCTGGCCGTGTAGCGGTGGTACGGATCAGGCGTGCCGGGCGCTTTACTACACCGTACGCCTCGATAGCTCCAATATGCTGTGCAACGAGAATGACTGCCGCTATCCGGATCAGGTGCGGTTTGTCATACGCCACGAGGGGTTGCGGTGCATCGGGGATGATGGAAGTGGCGCACCACCGCCGGTGGCTGCGTGGCATTCGTTTTGGATGGCGATTTTTATAGTGATAGTTTTGAGGTTAAGCTCCTACCGATCGCTAACACTAGCTCTATTAGTGTAA
- the LOC128731666 gene encoding protein sly1 homolog, protein MATLKDRQINAIKQMLNLNQPLAKAISAEPVWKLLIYDRTGQDIISPLISIRELREMGITLHIQLHSDRDSIPDVPAIYFCAPTEENLGRIAQDFQNGLYDVYHLNFIAPISRQKLEDLAAAALQAGCVANIHKVYDQYLNFITLEDDMFVLKHQNSDALSYYAINRANTQDVEMECIMDSIVDSLFAVFVTLGTVPIIRCPKNSAAEMVARKLEKKLRENLWDARNNLFHMDATQTGAFSFQRPLLVLLDRSIDMATPLHHTWTYQALAHDVLELALNRVVVEEDPAADQQQYAATGAKPKMKACDLDSRDRFWCTHKGSPFPTVAEAIQEELEQYRSSEEEIKKLKTTMGIDGESDVAFSMVNDNTAKLTNAVNSLPQLLEKKRLIDMHTKIATSILNYIKSRRLDSFFELEEKIMSKQALDRALSELLKDPEFGLPEDKMRLFIIYFICSNVSDAEFKRVEESLKECGCDLSPLPYIQRWRSIMKSTLANSNQYEGSGTKTVSMFSKLVSQGSSFVMEGVKNLVVKRHNLPVTKITEQLMECRSGGSEVDDYLYLDPKLLKGNDVLPKNRAPFQDAIVFVVGGGNYIEYQNLVDFIKSKQSTNSIRRIIYGASTLTNAKQFLKQLSLLGQEITSV, encoded by the exons ATGGCGACCCTCAAAGATCGTCAGATAA ATGCTATCAAGCAGATGCTGAACCTTAATCAACCGCTCGCAAAAGCAATATCGGCGGAACCAGTATGGAAATTGTTGATATACGATCGTACAGGGCAGGACATTATTTCGCCGCTGATATCCATTCGCGAGCTGCGGGAAATGGGCATCACGCTGCATAT CCAACTGCATTCCGATCGAGATTCCATTCCGGACGTACCGGCGATTTACTTCTGTGCACCAACGGAAGAAAATCTTGGACGCATTGCGCAGGATTTTCAGAATGGCCTGTACGACGTGTACCACCTAAACTTCATAGCACCGATATCGCGACAGAAGCTGGAAGATCTCGCAGCAGCTGCCTTGCAGGCCGGCTGCGTGGCAAACATCCACAAAGTGTACGATCAGTATTTAAACTTCATAACGCTGGAAGACGATATGTTCGTACTGAAACACCAAAACAGTGATGCATTGTCTTATTACG CCATCAATCGTGCTAATACGCAGGATGTCGAAATGGAGTGCATAATGGACAGCATTGTGGATAGTTTGTTTGCCGTGTTTGTTACACTCGGGACCGTTCCAATCATACGCTGCCCAAAAAATAGTGCCGCCGAAATGGTGGCCCGAAAGCTGGAGAAAAAACTGCGCGAAAACTTGTGGGACGCTCGGAACAATCTGTTCCACATGGATGCTACCCAGACGGGTGCGTTTAGCTTCCAGCGGCCACTCTTGGTTCTGCTCGATCGGAGCATCGACATGGCGACGCCATTGCATCATACCTGGACGTATCAAGCGTTGGCCCACGACGTGCTGGAGCTTGCCCTGAATCGTGTCGTGGTGGAAGAGGATCCAGCTGCcgatcagcagcagtacgCTGCGACGGGAGCAAAACCAAAGATGAAAGCGTGCGATTTGGATTCACGTGACCGGTTCTGGTGCACGCACAAAGGAAGCCCATTTCCTACGGTGGCGGAAGCAATACAGGAAGAGCTCGAACAGTATCGCTCGTCGGAGGAGGAAATCAAGAAGCTTAAGACGACGATGGGAATCGACGGGGAATCGGATGTTGCTTTCTCGATGGTGAACGATAACACGGCCAAACTGACGAACGCGGTTAACTCATTGCCGCAGTTACTGGAAAAGAAACGGCTTATCGATATGCATACGAAGATTGCGACTTCAATACTAAACTACATAAAGTCGCGTCGTTTGGATTCATTTTTCGagttggaggaaaaaatcatgTCAAAGCAGGCCTTGGACCGTGCGTTGAGCGAGCTGTTGAAGGATCCCGAATTCGGGCTTCCCGAGGACAAGATGCGGTTATTCATCATCTATTTCATATGTAGCAACGTAAGCGATGCGGAATTCAAACGTGTCGAAGAATCGTTGAAAGAGTGCGGTTGTGATTTGTCTCCACTGCCTTACATACAACGATGGAG GAGTATCATGAAAAGCACTCTAGCAAATTCCAACCAATATGAGGGAAGTGGCACAAAAACCGTCTCTATGTTTTCAAAACTAGTGTCCCAAGGGTCGTCGTTTGTGATGGAGGGAGTAAAAAATTTAGTCGTCAAACGACAT AATCTTCCAGTTACTAAAATCACGGAGCAGCTAATGGAATGTCGTTCCGGGGGATCTGAGGTGGACGACTACCTGTACTTGGATCCGAAGTTGCTCAAGGGTAACGATGTGTTACCAAAGAACCGAGCACCGTTCCAGGACGCCATCGTGTTTGTGGTGGGTGGAGGCAACTACATCGAGTATCAGAATTTGGTGGATTTCATAAAATCGAAGCAAAGCACAAACAGCATTAGACGCATCATCTATGGTGCTTCAACGCTTACAAACGCGAAACAATTTCTAAAACAATTGTCACTGCTTGGTCAGGAGATTACAAGTGTATAG